In a single window of the Fusarium falciforme chromosome 3, complete sequence genome:
- a CDS encoding Clr5 domain-containing protein yields MAKPWNEHRATITKLYIQEGRTLEDVRGIMKTEYNFEASIRSYRQHFDIWDIGKYNCKKRQQRRRQSLKRPILPSPLRSPPALSSSSETSDPGSSPASSCASQRSPEQLPLPALQQTPRYAAPPFFDAHQLPALQSSSTLPEPRIKVESGGGGGTGWRDMPMYPSAAPHPPQGMLQSNVHYTYADSAHWHVPRPPLPLPPPPSTFLSSNHSSNEYCGSSYRCVPEFPRHGEMTSGLRAPNLSMVRAHGRHGALHPPSVSLPVSFQGVASG; encoded by the exons ATGGCGAAGCCTTGGAATGAGCATCGTGCGACAATCACCAAGCTGTACATCCAGGAGGGGAGGACGCTCGAGGATGTACGGGGCATTATGAAGACCGAGTACAACTTTGAGGCATC CATCCGTTCCTATCGGCAGCACTTTGACATCTGGGACATTGGCAAGTACAACTGCAAGAAGCGCCAGCAACGCCGTCGCCAGTCCCTCAAGAGGCCCATCCTCCCGTCTCCGCTGCGCTCTCCCCCAGCTCTCAGCAGCTCCTCGGAGACGTCTGACCCTGGATCCTCGCCGGCCTCGAGCTGCGCGAGCCAGCGTTCCCCGGAGCAGCTCCCCCTTCCGGCCCTCCAGCAGACCCCTCGGTACGCGGCGCCGCCGTTCTTTGACGCTCATCAACTACCCGCGCTGCAGTCGTCGTCGACCCTGCCTGAGCCTCGCATCAAGGTCGAGAGtggcggaggagggggaaCGGGCTGGAGAGACATGCCCATGTACCCCAGCGCAGCGCCGCATCCTCCTCAGGGCATGCTGCAATC AAACGTTCACTATACCTACGCCGACTCTGCACACTGGCATGTTCCACGGccaccgctgccgctgccgccgcctccttcaaCGTTTCTCAGCAGCAACCACTCTTCGAACGAGTACTGCGGGTCGTCGTACCGGTGCGTGCCTGAGTTCCCTCGTCACGGCGAGATGACATCAGGTCTGCGTGCCCCGAACCTGTCTATGGTGAGAGCGCATGGGCGCCATGGTGCCTTGCATCCACCTTCGGTCAGTCTCCCTGTGAGCTTCCAAGGAGTTGCCTCAGGGTGA
- a CDS encoding MRNA cap guanine-N7 methyltransferase, with product MAGNSGHRGADDRGHRKRPANDEPQDDLPQPYNAKELQPAKRRALSPSEQPRKQKRPGARARISEAEREAIRQRQLDRERQAAAQQAAEEEQSRIRGINDVVRQHYNNVPERGRDWRTRDSKIKGLRVFNNWIKSCIIQRYSPDEDHTPGSREAGRSSGKELLVLDMGCGKGGDLNKWQQAPQPIQLYVGLDPADVSIDQARERYRALSGRGGRGGRGGHRRPPARLFDARFHVKDCFGESIENLDIIQQVGFDPSPMNRRGFDVVSMMFSMHYAFESEKNARNMLRNVAGALKKGGRFIGCIPNSDVLGERVRKFNEQAAAKREAKEKEADGSTTPPTAEPEDGELEEGEAEPTAEWGNSIYRVRFPGKTPDDGVFRPAFGWKYNFFLDEAVEEVPEYVVPWEAFRALADDYNLELQFHRTFPEIWEAEKDDPDLGPLSERMGVRERGGGPLLVSDEEMEAASFYIGFCFYKV from the coding sequence ATGGCTGGAAACTCTGGCCACAGGGGCGCCGATGACCGGGGCCATCGCAAGCGCCCTGCGAACGATGAACCCCAGGACGATCTCCCCCAACCCTACAACGCCAAAGAACTTCAACCCGCCAAGCGACGCGCCCTTTCGCCATCCGAACAGCCGCGGAAGCAGAAGCGACCCGGCGCGCGCGCGCGAATCTCAGAGGCCGAGCGAGAGGCCATTCGACAGCGCCAGCTCGATCGAGAGCGCCAAGCAGCCGCTCAGCaggctgccgaggaggaacagAGCAGGATCCGGGGCATCAACGATGTCGTGAGACAGCACTACAACAATGTGCCAGAGAGAGGGCGCGACTGGAGGACGAGAGACAGCAAGATCAAGGGACTGCGCGTGTTCAATAACTGGATCAAGAGCTGCATCATCCAACGCTACTCGCCTGATGAGGACCACACGCCCGGCTCGCGCGAGGCGGGTCGCTCCAGCGGTAAAGAATTGCTCGTGCTTGACATGGGCTGTGGAAAGGGCGGCGACTTGAACAAGTGGCAGCAGGCCCCTCAGCCCATTCAGCTCTACGTTGGCCTGGACCCGGCCGACGTGAGTATCGACCAAGCTCGCGAAAGATACAGGGCATTGAGCGGTCGTGGAGGGCgcggaggacgaggaggtcaCCGAAGGCCACCGGCTCGTCTCTTTGATGCGCGATTCCACGTCAAGGACTGCTTCGGCGAGTCCATCGAGAACCTTGACATCATTCAACAGGTGGGCTTTGATCCTTCACCTATGAACCGCCGGGGCTTTGACGTCGTCAGCATGATGTTCTCCATGCACTACGCCTTTGAGTCAGAGAAGAACGCGCGAAACATGCTGCGCAACGTCGCTGGTGCTCTCAAGAAGGGAGGCCGATTCATCGGCTGCATCCCCAACTCGGACGTGCTTGGTGAGCGAGTCCGCAAGTTCAATGAGCAGGCCGCTGCCAAGcgcgaggccaaggaaaaggaggccGACGGCTCAACAACGCCCCCCACCGCAGAACCCGAAGACggcgagctggaggagggcgaAGCTGAACCCACTGCCGAATGGGGCAACAGCATCTACCGCGTGCGCTTCCCAGGCAAGACACCCGACGACGGCGTCTTCCGTCCCGCCTTTGGCTGGAAATATAACTTCTTTCTGGACGAGGCGGTCGAGGAGGTGCCCGAGTATGTCGTCCCGTGGGAGGCATTCCGTGCCCTCGCCGATGACTACAACCTTGAGCTGCAGTTCCACCGCACCTTTCCCGAGATCtgggaggctgagaaggatgACCCGGACCTGGGTCCTCTGAGCGAGCGCATGGGGGTTCGTGAGCGTGGCGGTGGCCCTCTGCTTGTCTCagacgaggagatggaggctgCCAGTTTCTACATTGGCTTCTGTTTCTACAAGGTGTAA
- a CDS encoding Arrestin-C domain-containing protein produces MPSFKPFSSVTGRNSYSLFDIRLDSDFIVFRGSEHESSGQLLKGTLVLCLQAPLKMEDVRLRLVGTLRHSWADPRGSAPGVSGQKVDKTTTILEHRWAPFVGTHGKSMTLPAGNYEWPFDYMLPGNMAESVEGIPEASITYRLRATVGRGKLAYDLHANKHLRIIRTLEPGALEFLHAMSVENIWPNKVDYSIVIPQKAVVFGGVVTMEMRFTPLLKALELGDITARLIEVRECCVQGSSGYSVKEHRTEREVSTWKFEVTREEHWQDMIEDTGQEGWALTKKLSLPKRLRQCIQDLNHHGIKVRHKIKLTVALCNPDGHISELRATLPVSIFISPNMPLDEEGNLVDQSPSQTTEQELTTIAPPGYGEHVLDQLYEDVDINGFQTPGFQSGVNSPFYAQSRSGSAENLAAALTHSRPVAPAALSSRLADVSLDPSQRNSSYTSIGSAGFMSPTSAPHAAAPRSEPASAALTRSNSAGDDSSRNSSEHVDLDVSDLTELNKVPSYQTAVKTPARSRSGTGDVVLPDYQTALSAPRTPPATDHPADPLGTISEDQAGEDHHIQHVSRPASFIGRSYTDDAATYGRMHNAQGRNQVF; encoded by the exons ATGCCGTCCTTTAAGCCCTTCTCCTCAGTGACCGGGCGCAACTCATACAGTCTCTTCGACATTCG ATTAGACAGCGACTTCATCGTCTTTCGAGGAAGCGAACATGAGTCGTCCGGTCAACTTCTCAAGGGCACTCTTGTCCTCTGCCTTCAGGCGCCATTAAAGATGGAAGATGTGCGCCTGCGACTAGTTGGTACTCTGCGCCATTC CTGGGCTGACCCGAGAGGAAGTGCCCCTGGCGTTTCGGGTCAAAAAGTagacaagacgacgacgattcTCGAGCACCGCTGGGCGCCCTTTGTGGGCACCCACGGTAAGAGCATGACGCTCCCCGCCGGAAACTACGAATGGCCCTTCGATTACATGCTCCCTGGCAACATGGCCGAGAGCGTTGAGGGTATCCCCGAGGCCTCGATCACTTATAGACTCCGAGCGACCGTTGGACGAGGAAAGCTCGCTTACGACCTACACGCGAACAAGCACCTTCGAATTATCCGAACTCTAGAGCCCGGCGCTCTGGAGTTTCTCCATGCCATGAGCGTTGAGAACATCTGGCCTAACAAGGTCGACTACTCGATTGTCATCCCTCAAAAGGCCGTTGTCTTTGGCGGAGTGGTAACGATGGAGATGCGATTTACACCACTACTCAAGGCACTCGAACTTGGTGACATCACGGCAAGACTGATTGAAGTTCGTGAATGCTGCGTTCAGGGATCTTCAGGTTACAGTGTCAAGGAGCACCGAACGGAACGTGAGGTGTCGACTTGGAAGTTCGAGGTGACGAGGGAGGAGCACTGGCAGGATATGATTGAGGATACTGGCCAGGAGGGCTGGGCTctgaccaagaagctcagTCTGCCTAAGAGGCTTCGCCAGTGTATCCAAGATCTTAACCACCATGGTATCAAGGTCCGGCACAAGATTAAGCTGACCGTTGCTCTCTGCAACCCGGATGGTCACATTTCCGAG CTCCGAGCTACACTCCCTGTTTCCATCTTCATTTCCCCGAATATGCCtctcgacgaggagggcaaCCTTGTCGATCAGTCACCCTCTCAGACCACCGAGCAAGAACTCACAACCATTGCACCTCCGGGATACGGCGAGCACGTCCTCGACCAGCTATACGAGGACGTTGACATCAACGGTTTCCAGACCCCTGGGTTCCAGTCCGGCGTCAACAGTCCGTTCTACGCGCAATCTCGCTCTGGCTCGGCCGAAAACCTCGCAGCCGCCCTCACACACAGCCGACCTGTGGCACCTGCTGCACTATCATCCCGACTAGCGGATGTGTCACTTGACCCTTCGCAGCGAAACTCATCCTACACTTCGATTGGATCAGCGGGATTCATGTCCCCGACGTCGGCTCCTCACGCGGCGGCTCCGCGATCGGAGCCTGCGTCCGCCGCTCTCACTAGGAGCAACAGTGCTGGCGATGACTCGTCACGCAATTCATCAGAACATGTCGATCTGGACGTATCCGACTTGACCGAATTGAACAAGGTGCCGAGCTACCAGACTGCCGTGAAAACACCGGCACGCTCGCGCTCTGGAACTGGCGATGTCGTTCTCCCGGATTACCAGACAGCGCTGAGCGCTCCACGAACACCACCAGCGACGGATCACCCAGCCGATCCCCTGGGTACTATCTCGGAGGATCAGGCTGGTGAGGATCACCACATTCAGCATGTCTCGCGCCCAGCCAGCTTCATTGGCCGGTCCTACACAGACGATGCTGCTACCTATGGAAGGATGCACAATGCGCAGGGACGCAACCAAGTCTTCTAA
- a CDS encoding Mitochondrial Rho GTPase gives MAAVRICVCGDESTGKSSLIASLVKDQFVSNRIQPVLPQITIPPSIGTPENVSTTIVDTSARPQDRTTLRKEIRKCNVILLVYADHYSYERVALFWMPYFRSLGVNVPVVLCANKSDLAGQGTTPQVVEEEMLPVMAEFREIDSCIRTSARDHRNVNEVFFLCQKAVTHPIAPLFDYKEGHLKPACVSALMRIFYLCDKDQDGYLNEQEMRDFQARCFDKPLTADDLDNIKLSISKTLPTSDLERGIDLPGFLQLNKLYAEKGRHETIWIILRKYHYTDSLSLEDKFIRPKFDVPEYASAELSPAGYRFFVDLFLLFDKDNDGGLNDRELEALFAPTSGLPSSWTDSSFPSSTVRNEAGHITLQGWLAQWSMTTFIEPKTTIEYLAYLGFEPPNPKDPITAALKITKPRKRRRRPGRVERNVVLCYVLGASGAGKSALLDSFLNRPFDGLYHPTIKPRRAVNSVELPGGKQVYLILEELGELEPAILENQAKLDACDLICYAYDSSDPDSFSHIVNLRSKYPHLDELPSIYTALKADKDKTNQRSELQPDQYASSLSMSLPLHVSVTWGSISELFVAFADAATNPSTAFPKSNEEGPDRTSLYVALGATACAGVAALMIWRRATNAI, from the exons atggctgctG TGCGTATATGTGTTTGCGGTGACGAGAGCACCGGGAAATCCAGCCTCATCGCCTCGCTGGTCAAAGATCAGTTCGTTTCCAATAGGATACAACCCGTCCTCCCCCAAATCACCATCCCTCCAAGCATCGGGACTCCCGAAAATGTCTCAACTACGATCGTCGATACCTCCGCCCGTCCACAAGACCGAACCACACTCCGTAAAGAGATTCGAAAATGCAATGTCATCCTACTCGTTTATGCCGACCACTACAGCTATGAAAGGGTAGCCCTCTTTTGGATGCCTTATTTTCGATCACTTGGTGTCAATGTCCCTGTCGTTCTCTGCGCCAACAAGTCCGATCTTGCTGGGCAGGGAACAACGCCCCAGGTGGTTGAGGAAGAAATGTTGCCTGTTATGGCCGAATTCCGCGAGATCGACTCTTGCATCCGTACCAGCGCCAGAGACCATCGCAATGTGAACGAAGTCTTCTTCCTTTGTCAAAAGGCTGTCACTCACCCAATTGCTCCCCTCTTCGATTACAAGGAGGGCCATCTTAAGCCTGCCTGTGTCAGTGCCTTGATGCGCATCTTCTACCTATGCGACAAGGATCAGGATGGATATCTCAACGAGCAGGAGATGCGAGACTTTCAAGCCCGCTGTTTCGACAAACCATTGACAGCAGACGACCTGGACAACATTAAGCTCAGTATCTCCAAGACATTACCGACTTCTGATTTGGAAAGGGGCATCGACCTACCTGGCTTCTTGCAGCTGAACAAGCTATATGCTGAGAAGGGACGCCACGAAACTATTTGGATTATCCTTCGAAAGTACCACTATACCGACAGCCTGAGCCTGGAAGACAAGTTTATCCGACCAAAATTCGATGTCCCCGAGTACGCATCAGCTGAATTAAGTCCTGCGGGATATCGATTCTTTGTTGATCTATTCCTTCTCTTTGACAAGGATAACGATGGTGGTCTCAATGATCGAGAACTCGAGGCCTTGTTCGCTCCAACTTCAGGCCTCCCAAGCTCATGGACGGATTCGTCTTTCCCCTCTTCGACAGTCAGGAATGAAGCTGGCCACATCACTCTCCAGGGATGGCTTGCCCAGTGGAGCATGACAACCTTTATTGAGCCCAAAACTACAATCGAGTACCTGGCCTATCTCGGTTTTGAGCCACCAAACCCCAAGGATCCAATCACTGCCGCATTGAAGATCACCAAGCCTCGTAAGAGGAGAAGACGTCCTGGCCGCGTGGAGCGCAACGTTGTCTTGTGTTATGTCCTGGGTGCCTCGGGGGCAGGCAAATCTGCTCTGCTGGACTCTTTCCTCAACCGTCCCTTCGATGGTCTTTACCATCCCACTATCAAGCCACGCCGAGCTGTCAACAGCGTTGAGCTCCCAGGCGGTAAGCAGGTCTATCTAatcctcgaggagctcggGGAACTAGAGCCTGCAATCTTGGAGAACCAGGCCAAGCTGGATGCCTGTGACCTCATCTGCTACGCCTACGATTCTTCCGACCCAGACTCGTTCTCGCATATTGTCAACTTGCGCTCCAAGTACCCGCACCTTGATGAACTGCCCTCCATCTACACTGCGCTCAAAgccgacaaggacaagaccaaCCAGCGGAGCGAGCTCCAGCCGGACCAATACGCCTCTTCGCTCAGTATGAGCCTACCCTTGCACGTTAGTGTGACTTGGGGCAGCATCAGCGAACTCTTTGTCGCATTTGCTGATGCAGCCACGAATCCCAGCACAGCGTTTCCCAAGAGCAACGAGGAGGGGCCAGACCGAACAAGTCTCTATGTGGCACTCGGAGCAACAGCTTGTGCTGGGGTTGCTGCGTTGATGATTTGGCGTCGTGCAACTAATGCTATTTGA
- a CDS encoding MFS domain-containing protein, whose amino-acid sequence MAVDRQQSLQRQSEEAIRLEDGPHDPKPEPETSINDPAFISGGKLALILAALYATMFLVALDRTIIGTAVPRISTEFHALDDISWYASAYLITSSATQLLWGRIYTFYSTKLIFIAAVVIFEVGSALCGAAPNSTAFIIGRAIAGMGSAGIFSGSSVILTQILPLEKRPMYIGMMGSIFGVASIVGPLMGGAFTDNVTWRWCFYINLPIGGAVLAVLFVFLHVPQVTNTETLKRQFIRMDPIGTVLFLPGIVCLILALQWGGASYPWSDGRIIALFVVAGVLLLAFIGVQIWRQEDATTPPRIVSQRSVACGIVYAMCIGGGMISLLYTLPIWFQAIKGTSAIQSGIDTIPLVLSLVVGAIMSGAIITRTGYYVPWMFVATILTSVGSGLMTTFKTNTGHSAWIGYQVLFGLGLGTGMQQPSMAAQTVLSQSDVSIGISLMFFSQSLGGAVFICIGQSIFVNYLSDGLKAVSGINIQAILEAGATALSDLVPANKLHEVLVVYNDALQKAFIVVVAVSAFMVVPALGMEWRTVKNKQQGGEEQK is encoded by the exons ATGGCTGTCGATAGGCAGCAGAGCCTACAGAGGCAATCAGAAGAAGCTATCAGACTTGAAGATGGCCCGCATGACCCCAAACCTGAGCCCGAGACCTCAATCAACGACCCAGCATTCATCTCAGGTGGAAAGCTTGCCTTGATTCTCGCCGCCCTCTATGCAACCATGTTTCTTGTTGCTCTG GACCGCACCATCATTGGAACCGCAGTTCCTCGCATCTCAACAGAGTTCCATGCTCTAGACGACATCAGTTGGTACGCCAGCGCCTACCTCATCACCAGCAGCGCAACCCAACTCCTCTGGGGCCGTATCTACACCTTCTACTCGACAaagctcatcttcatcgccgccgtcgtcatcttcgaggTCGGCTCCGCCCTCTGCGGTGCTGCCCCCAACTCGACcgccttcatcatcggccGTGCTATTGCCGGCATGGGCTCGGCTGGCATCTTTTCTGGATCTTCCGTCATTCTCACTCAGATCCTTCCGCTTGAGAAGAGGCCTATGTATATCGGCATGATGGGCTCCATCTTTGGTGTTGCTTCCATTGTCGGCCCCCTTATGGGCGGAGCATTCACTGACAACGTCACTTGGCGATGGTGCTTCTATATCAA CTTGCCTATCGGAGGCGCTGTTCTCGCTGTTCTCTTCGTGTTCCTTCATGTCCCCCAAGTTACAAATACGGAGACTCTCAAGAGACAGTTCATCCGCATGGACCCTATCGGCACCGTCTTGTTTCTCCCCGGTATCGTCTGCCTCATTTTGGCTCTTCAGTGGGGCGGTGCCTCTTACCCCTGGAGTGACGGACGAATTATTGCACTCTTTGTGGTGGCCGGtgtcctccttctcgctTTCATCGGTGTTCAGATCTGGCGTCAAGAGGATGCCACTACTCCTCCCCGTATCGTCAGCCAGCGCAGTGTCGCTTGTGGTATTGTTTACGCTATGTGTATCGGAGGTGGCATGATATCCCTCCTCTATACGCTGCCAATCTGGTTCCAGGCTATCAAGGGCACATCCGCAATTCAGTCTGGCATCGACACCATTCCTCTCGTGCTATCTCTCGTTGTGGGAGCTATCATGTCAGGAGCCATTATCACCCGTACCGGATACTATGTCCCCTGGATGTTCGTCGCCACCATCCTGACTTCAGTCGGCTCGGGCTTGATGACCACTTTCAAAACAAACACTGGTCACTCAGCATGGATTGGTTATCAGGTCCTctttggtcttggccttggaactGGTATGCAACAGCCCAGCATGGCCGCTCAGACCGTCCTGTCTCAGTCAGATGTCTCTATCGGTATCTCCCTCATGTTTTTCTCCCAGTCCCTAGGTGGTGCTGTTTTCATTTGTATCGGGCAGTCTATATTTGTCAATTACCTTTCCGACGGTCTCAAAGCGGTTAGTGGAATCAACATTCAGGCGATTCTCGAGGCCGGGGCAACAGCATTATCCGATCTCGTTCCGGCCAATAAGTTACATGAAGTCTTGGTCGTGTACAACGACGCATTGCAAAAGGCCTTCATTGTCGTTGTGGCCGTATCTGCTTTCATGGTGGTGCCCGCTCTCGGTATGGAGTGGAGGACCGTGAAGAACAAGCAGCAGGGCGGAGAGGAGCAAAAGTAG
- a CDS encoding PCI domain-containing protein — translation MGSDPQYAKWPLLPLSQHVFTLTNAYASKTAQQAAVKALQDAIAQDKMAPFYRYLAHPLDGVLNTIGEGGASAPGRPLSRKSSLVGMVATKPAATVISLPWDEGLYNQLKEDNDRELQEFQKEEDEAVEQAGDTEIMAAKGKRAEFWARVGDKDKAIAAYESVFEKTGILGTKIDLVLAIIRMGLFYGDKPLVKKHVERAKSLVETGGDWDRRNRLKAYEGLHLLTVRSYNLAAPLLLDSLSTFTSYELCTYSNLVVYSVLAGSVSLKRVDFKSKVVDAPEIKAILGDGEDKLLALSGALSAGPGADDTTGVKAPKAATTTAVNLTTLGTSTDQPEAELAIDFSPLALLVSSLYNGNYKTFFRSLAEVEEQFLNQDRYLHEHKSWFIREMRLRAYQQLLQSYRVVGLESMANDFGVTVDFLDRDLARFIAAGRIPCTIDRVTGKGVIETNRPDDKNKQYQDVVRQGDQLITKLQKYGQAVRLRGSERA, via the exons ATGGGCTCCGATCCCCAGTACGCGAAATGGCCACTGCTGCCTCTCTCGCAGCACGTCTTCACACTCACAAACGCCTATGCCTCCAAGACCGCTCAACAAGCCGCCGTCAAGGCTCTGCAAGATGCCATCGCCCAGGATAAGATGGCTCCATTCTACCGGTACCTCGCCCACCCCCTCGACGgcgtcctcaacaccatcggcGAGGGTGGCGCCTCTGCTCCCGGCAGGCCCCTCAGTCGAAAGTCGAGCCTTGTCGGCATGGTCGCCACCAAGCCTGCTGCTACCGTCATCAGCCTCCCTTGGGATGAGGGCTTGTATAACCAGCTGAAGGAGGACAATGACCGCGAGCTGCAGGAGttccagaaggaggaggatgaggctgttgagcaGGCTGGTGATACTGAGATCATGGCTGCCAAGGGCAAGCGCGCAGAGTTCTGGGCCCGGGTGGGCGACAAG GACAAGGCCATCGCCGCCTACGAGAGCGTCTTCGAAAAGACGGGCATCCTCGGCACCAAGAtcgacctcgtcctcgctATAATACGTATGGGCCTTTTCTATGGAGACAAGCCCCTCGTAAAGAAGCACGTCGAGCGCGCCAAGTCTCTCGTCGAAACGGGCGGTGACTGGGATCGCCGCAACCGCCTTAAGGCCTACGAGGGTCTTCACCTCCTCACCGTCCGCTCCTACAACCTCGCCGCCCCGCTGCTGCTCGACTCTCTCTCCACCTTTACCAGCTACGAGCTCTGCACCTACTCCAACCTTGTCGTGTACTCGGTCCTCGCAGGCTCCGTCTCCCTTAAGCGTGTCGACTTCAAGTCCAAGGTCGTCGATGCCcccgagatcaaggccatcctcGGAGATGGCGAGGATAAGCTGCTCGCCCTCAGCGGCGCCCTCAGTGCTGGACCTGGTGCCGATGACACTACTGGCGTCAAGGCCCCCAAGgctgccaccaccaccgccgtcAACCTGACCACTCTGGGCACCAGCACCGACCAGCCCGAGGCCGAGTTGGCCATCGACTTTAGCCCTCTGGCTCTCCTTGTTAGCAGCCTCTATAACGGCAACTACAAGACCTTCTTCCGGTCTCTTGCTGAAGTTGAGGAGCAGTTCCTAAACCAGGACCGCTACCTCCACGAGCACAAGAGCTGGTTCATCCGTGAGATGCGCCTGCGCGCCTACCAGCAGCTGCTCCAGAGCTACCGCGTTGTTGGCCTCGAGAGCATGGCCAATGACTTTGGCGTGACTGTCGACTTCCTCGACCG TGATCTCGCCCGCTTCATCGCCGCCGGCCGCATCCCCTGCACCATCGACCGTGTCACAGGCAAGGGTGTCATTGAGACGAACCGCCCCGACGACAAGAACAAGCAGTACCAGGACGTGGTCCGCCAGGGCGATCAGCTCATCACCAAGCTGCAAAAGTACGGCCAGGCCGTGCGGTTGAGGGGAAGCGAGAGGGCGTAG
- a CDS encoding PH domain-containing protein, protein MASPTTSNLPSRATTGLSAFSDDAIPEVDPSTTAGLLAERLQAWKHAVGYLEEYMKAMEKIHGHHAKEYEKALKTISNPLKEGHHFDQSLGGIAGFFENMRSNTQSMINTNIETEKSIKGSVLPVLERLHKEIKHKAKELAHGAEKGAKEVEKARNTTQKHIELLGQQAAAFDSAGGHLHSNDDPYVIYRGVLHRLNTQVITENNHRNDLLAVQNNFSTFESHVIEVIQQAFEAFVQLAGGQAEKTHALHNDMLGSIQRVGPQFEWNAFKDRSADRLVNPNEPARSVEAIQFPNMDHTATRALIEGSLERKSRNKLSWGYSTGYYVVTPAKFLHEFKDSDNNRVDPKPELSVYLPDAVIGTVQGEKFSVKGKDKSKTMSSKLTGSTELQFKAHTAADAQKWFQILSDVGKSTAPLSVGSSPVGSTPTSPNPQGANDNPLDNKLQSPISPAGEHKAQEAGVVGGEAPAATSEKKAEAA, encoded by the exons ATGGCTTCACCGACGACCTCGAACCTGCCCTCGAGGGCCACCACCGGATTGAGCGCCTTTAGTGACGATGCTATTCCCGAGGTCGACCCTTCAACC ACGGCGGGACTGCTCGCAGAGCGACTCCAGGCCTGGAAGCATGCTGTAGGTTACCTCGAGGAGTATATGAAGGCCATGGAAAAGATTCACGGTCACCACGCCAAAGAGTACGAGAAGGCGCTGAAG ACCATCTCGAATCCCCTTAAGGAGGGCCACCATTTTGACCAAAGCCTAGGCGGAATTGCCGGCTTCTTCGAGAACATGCGCTCCAACACCCAATCCAtgatcaacaccaacatcgaGACCGAAAAGAGCATCAAGGGTTCTGTCCTCCCCGTTCTCGAGCGATTGCACAAGGAGATTAagcacaaggccaaggagctggCTCACGGTGCCGAAAAGGGCGccaaggaggttgagaaggcaCGTAACACAACACAGAAGCATATTGAGCTGCTTGGACAGCAGGCCGCTGCTTTCGACTCTGCTGGTGGTCACCTCCACAGCAATGACGACCCCTATGTCATCTACCGGGGTGTTCTGCACCGCTTGAATACTCAGGTCATTACCGAGAACAACCACCGCAACGACCTTCTCGCCGTCCAGAACAACTTCTCGACCTTTGAGTCCCATGTTATCGAGGTGATCCAGCAGGCTTTCGAGGCATTCGTGCAGCTTGCAGGTGGTCAGGCTGAGAAGACGCATGCCCTTCACAACGACATGTTGGGCTCGATCCAGCGAGTTGGCCCCCAATTTGAGTGGAATGCTTTCAAGGACCGCAGCGCTGACCGTCTCGTCAACCCTAACGAGCCCGCCCGGTCTGTTGAGGCTATCCAGTTCCCCAACATGGATCACACGGCGACTCGTGCCCTGATCGAGGGTTCCCTGGAGCGCAAGTCGCGCAACAAGCTGTCGTGGGGTTATTCGACTGGCTACTACGTTGTCACGCCAGCCAAGTTCCTGCATGAGTTTAAGGACTCGGACAACAACCGTGTGGACCCCAAGCCCGAACTGTCCGTCTATCTCCCCGACGCAGTCATCGGCACGGTTCAGGGCGAGAAGTTCAgcgtcaagggcaaggacaagTCCAAGACAATGAGCAGCAAGCTGACTGGGTCCACCGAGCTACAATTCAAGGCACATACGGCAGCCGATGCTCAGAAGTGGTTCCAGATTCTCTCGGACGTTGGCAAGTCGACAGCGCCTCTCAGTGTCGGTTCCAGCCCAGTTGGCTCCACGCCCACGTCGCCCAACCCTCAGGGTGCCAACGACAACCCGCTTGACAACAAACTGCAGTCTCCCATCAGCCCGGCGGGCGAGCACAAGGCACAGGAAGCGGGCGTCGTAGGCGGCGAGGCCCCTGCCGCGACGAGtgagaagaaggcagagGCAGCTTAA